A window of the Amycolatopsis solani genome harbors these coding sequences:
- a CDS encoding nucleobase:cation symporter-2 family protein translates to MTKHPVDEVLPAGRLALLGLQHMSIMYAGAVAVPLIVGSALKLDPATIGLLVNADLLVAGIATLIQAVGIGKLLGIRLPVVAGATFSVVNPMILIASQYGLTAVYGAMLASGVFGLLIAKPFAKLIRFFPPLVTGTLLLVIGVSLLGPGAGLIAGNDPTAPDYAALSHLLLAFGVLALLVLFTRVLRGFANQIGPLLALAIGLVVAIPMGLVHWDGLGAASWFGLASPFHFGAPTFPVAAVLSMCVVMLVTFTESTADMIAVGEITGRPPTDSDLARGLATDGFSAVLGGVLNSFPDTAFAQNVGLVRMTGVRSRWVVAVTGGILVLMGLVPKIGAFIAAIPQPVVGGVAVVMFAMVAAVGAQNLKKVEFSGNHNTFIVAVALGVGLLPAFAPKIFQHFPAWLQTICGSSITVAAVLAFALNLLFNHLGRRAEPDLLEAP, encoded by the coding sequence ATGACGAAACACCCGGTAGACGAGGTCCTGCCGGCCGGACGGCTCGCGCTGCTCGGTCTCCAGCACATGTCGATCATGTACGCCGGGGCGGTCGCGGTGCCGCTGATCGTCGGCAGCGCGCTCAAGCTGGATCCGGCGACGATCGGGTTGCTGGTCAACGCCGACCTGCTCGTCGCGGGCATCGCGACGCTGATCCAGGCGGTCGGCATCGGGAAACTGCTCGGCATCCGGCTGCCGGTGGTGGCGGGCGCGACGTTCAGCGTCGTCAACCCGATGATCCTGATCGCGTCGCAGTACGGCCTGACCGCGGTCTACGGCGCGATGCTGGCGTCCGGTGTCTTCGGGCTGCTCATCGCGAAGCCGTTCGCGAAGCTGATCCGGTTCTTCCCGCCGCTGGTCACCGGGACGCTGCTGCTCGTCATCGGCGTCTCGCTGCTCGGCCCGGGCGCCGGCCTGATCGCGGGCAACGACCCGACCGCACCGGATTACGCGGCCCTGTCGCACCTCCTGCTCGCGTTCGGCGTCCTCGCCCTGCTCGTGCTGTTCACACGGGTGCTGCGCGGGTTCGCCAACCAGATCGGGCCGCTGCTCGCGCTGGCGATCGGCCTGGTGGTGGCGATCCCGATGGGGCTGGTGCACTGGGACGGACTCGGCGCGGCGAGCTGGTTCGGGCTCGCGTCGCCGTTCCACTTCGGGGCGCCGACGTTCCCGGTCGCCGCGGTCCTGTCGATGTGCGTGGTCATGCTGGTGACGTTCACCGAGTCGACCGCGGACATGATCGCCGTCGGCGAGATCACCGGCCGGCCCCCGACCGACTCCGACCTCGCGCGCGGCCTGGCCACCGACGGCTTCTCGGCCGTGCTCGGCGGCGTGCTGAACTCCTTCCCCGACACGGCGTTCGCGCAGAACGTCGGACTGGTGCGGATGACCGGCGTGCGCAGCCGCTGGGTGGTCGCGGTGACCGGCGGGATCCTGGTGCTGATGGGCCTGGTGCCGAAGATCGGCGCGTTCATCGCGGCGATCCCGCAGCCGGTGGTCGGCGGCGTCGCGGTGGTGATGTTCGCGATGGTCGCCGCGGTCGGCGCGCAGAACCTGAAGAAGGTGGAGTTCTCGGGGAACCACAACACCTTCATCGTCGCGGTCGCTCTCGGCGTCGGCCTGCTGCCGGCGTTCGCCCCGAAGATCTTCCAGCACTTCCCGGCCTGGCTGCAGACGATCTGCGGCAGCTCGATCACGGTGGCGGCGGTGCTGGCGTTCGCGCTGAACCTGCTGTTCAACCACCTCGGCCGGCGCGCGGAGCCGGACCTGCTGGAAGCACCGTGA